A genomic stretch from Helianthus annuus cultivar XRQ/B chromosome 1, HanXRQr2.0-SUNRISE, whole genome shotgun sequence includes:
- the LOC110937880 gene encoding chaperone protein dnaJ 20, chloroplastic, which yields MINSKSFSTGIHTQFYLPSNSFNLSPSRNLSFNFKNPLISIRKTLDRLSNASATDCVYTQSNAETLYDLLGVPKSGTPSEIKRAYKQMALKYHPDVSPPDQVDEYTTMFIRVQEAYETLSDPESRAVYDCNLAKGLHLAFNVKKGSRSEPRSEEMARWKQSWEVQVEELKRRSTAETERMGPGGRMSWAARIRKQRD from the coding sequence atgataaattcaaagtCTTTTTCTACCGGAATTCACACCCAATTCTACCTGCCCTCAAATTCATTCAATCTATCCCCATCACGCAATCTTTCCTTCAATTTCAAAAACCCATTAATATCGATCAGGAAAACTCTTGACCGACTATCTAACGCCTCCGCAACAGACTGCGTGTACACGCAGTCAAATGCAGAGACGTTGTATGACTTGTTGGGTGTCCCAAAGAGTGGGACACCCAGCGAGATCAAACGAGCTTACAAACAAATGGCGTTGAAGTACCATCCGGACGTGTCGCCCCCGGACCAGGTTGACGAATATACAACCATGTTTATCCGGGTCCAGGAAGCGTACGAGACGCTATCCGACCCGGAGTCTCGAGCTGTGTATGATTGTAATTTGGCGAAGGGCTTGCACTTGGCTTTCAACGTTAAGAAAGGGTCCCGGTCCGAGCCGAGGTCGGAGGAGATGGCGCGGTGGAAGCAGTCGTGGGAGGTGCAAGTGGAGGAGCTGAAGCGGCGGAGCACGGCGGAGACGGAGAGAATGGGTCCGGGTGGTAGGATGTCGTGGGCCGCAAGGATCCGAAAGCAACGGGACTAA
- the LOC110927176 gene encoding uncharacterized protein LOC110927176: protein MLSKNSEEVNAALSDLEHLELVMESRDLSEEEEWIMLECKKKLKEEEDRKNRDLKQRARIRWAKDGDENTKFFHSMINCRKASNVIHGLEIEGSWVSKPSLVKKEVFRYFRDKFVEPWEVRPRLVCPGIKRLSGDEAQLLESPFSRQEIKAAAFDCGDERAPGPDGINFRFVKHFWSVLEDDFYNILVAFYESGVINVGCGSSFIALIPKIKDPLGLKDYRPISLIGIINKVISKLLANRLKKVLDTVVTPSQSAFIGGRFILDGPLIINEIHSWVKKAKKKVFFLKIDFEKAYDNVNWNFVVDILSQMGFSSRWCAWIRGIISSARASVLVNGAPTFEFKCCKGMRQGDPVSPFLFVIVMEALSFLNSRACDLGIFKGVVLPNDGPSVSHLFFADDAIILGEWDKENIMNVVRILRRVTLIRSVLESLPSYFLSLYRAPVKVLEDLEGIIRKFLWGGGTHGVKKLYWVAWDRVASPKKSGGLGLHKLKEVNLALLAKWCWRFKTEKENLWVKVVGAIHSGDSAWDFLPSRKAIGGVWCNIASLLKKPIVENFPIRKFLRGVVGSGESIFFWLDPWLFDIPLKEKFPDLFKLELVKNCSVSDRISGDGVWLWKHDLDAESEKKEWIELSSALGSVSCSSGPDKWAWLGAGSENFSVAAVKKLINGSKDFSNRFVLEWCSWVPLKCNIFVWRTELDRIPTVEALSRRGVSVENPGCCFCDDGADSVSHLFTSCPFSLKLWEKISLWCRVNRFFIFSFRDLVEVHNHGTRSESEKKAIQGVIFTACWLLWKARNEVRFSNKRRNVEDLFCEVRSVSFVWFKYRRKRGLLDWGEWCRFVNM from the exons ATGCTCTCTAAGAATTCCGAAGAAGTTAATGCGGCTCTTTCAGATCTTGAACATTTGGAACTTGTGATGGAGTCTAGAGACTTGAGTGAGGAGGAGGAGTGGATTATGTTGGAATGcaaaaagaaattgaaagaagAGGAAGATAGAAAGAACAGGGATCTAAAGCAAAGGGCTCGAATTAGGTGGGCCAAGGATGGTGATGAAAATACCAAGTTTTTTCACTCTATGATCAATTGCAGAAAGGCGTCAAATGTGATCCATGGTTTGGAGATTGAAGGTAGTTGGGTGTCTAAACCGTCTTTGGTGAAGAAGGAGGTATTTAGATACTTTAGAGATAAATTTGTGGAACCTTGGGAGGTTCGCCCTCGTCTAGTTTGTCCAGGTATCAAACGTTTATCGGGTGATGAAGCTCAGTTATTGGAGTCTCCGTTTTCCAGACAGGAAATTAAGGCAGCTGCTTTTGATTGTGGGGATGAGAGGGCTCCTGGCCCTGACGGGATAAACTTCCGTTTTGTTAAGCACTTCTGGTCCGTTCTCGAGGATGATTTCTATAATATATTGGTTGCTTTCTATGAGTCTGGGGTGATTAACGTGGGGTGTGGTTCGTCGTTCATCGCTCTGATTCCGAAAATTAAGGACCCTCTTGGTCTTAAGGATTATCGTCCTATTAGCCTTATTGGGATTATTAATAAAGTCATCTCGAAACTCTTGGCGAATAGGTTGAAAAAGGTGTTGGATACGGTTGTAACCCCGTCTCAATCAGCTTTCATCGGTGGAAGGTTTATTCTTGATGGCCCGCTAATAATTAACGAAATACATAGTTGGGTTAAAAAGGCGAAGAAGAAAGTTTTCTTTCTTAAAATTGACTTTGAAAAGGCGTACGACAACGTGAACTGGAACTTCGTTGTGGATATTCTGTCACAGATGGGTTTTTCAAGTAGGTGGTGCGCTTGGATTAGAGGCATTATTTCGTCGGCTAGAGCTTCAGTTTTGGTGAACGGAGCCCCTACCTTTGAGTTTAAGTGTTGTAAAGGGATGCGACAAGGGGATCCTGTATCTCCCTTTTTGTTTGTTATTGTTATGGAAGCGTTGTCATTCTTGAACTCTAGAGCGTGCGATTTGGGTATTTTCAAGGGCGTGGTTCTTCCTAATGACGGTCCTTCGGTATCTCATCTTTTTTTCGCTGACGATGCTATTATCCTAGGGGAGTGGGACAAGGAGAACATCATGAACGTGGTAAGAATTCTGAG gaGAGTTACGTTGATTCGGTCAGTCCTCGAAAGTCTTCCTTCTTATTTTTTGTCTCTCTATCGTGCTCCGGTTAAAGTTTTGGAGGATTTAGAAGGCATCATCAGGAAATTTCTCTGGGGGGGGGGCACGCATGGTGTCAAAAAACTTTATTGGGTAGCTTGGGATAGAGTTGCTTCGCCTAAGAAGTCGGGAGGTCTTGGTCTGCATAAACTGAAGGAGGTTAATTTAGCGCTTCTTGCTAAGTGGTGTTGGAGATTCAAAACGGAAAAGGAGAACTTATGGGTTAAAGTGGTTGGTGCTATTCATTCTGGCGATTCCGCTTGGGATTTTCTTCCGAGCCGAAAAGCTATAGGTGGAGTCTGGTGTAATATTGCATCCTTGCTCAAGAAGCCGATAGTGGAGAATTTTCCGATTCGGAAGTTCCTCCGTGGTGTAGTGGGCTCGGGTGAGAGTATCTTCTTTTGGTTGGACCCGTGGCTGTTTGATATCCCGCTTAAAGAAAAATTCCCTGATTTGTTTAAACTTGAGTTGGTTAAGAACTGCAGTGTCAGCGATAGAATCAGCGGGGATGGTGTTTGGCTTTGGAAACATGATCTGGATGCGGAGTCGGAAAAAAAGGAATGGATCGAGTTATCTTCAGCGCTAGGGTCGGTTTCTTGTTCGTCTGGTCCGGACAAGTGGGCTTGGTTGGGGGCCGGGTCGGAAAATTTTTCAGTGGCTGCAGTCAAGAAACTCATCAATGGGTCTAAGGATTTTAGTAATCGCTTCGTGCTGGAGTGGTGCTCTTGGGTCCCGTTAAAGTGCAACATCTTCGTGTGGCGGACGGAATTAGACAGGATCCCCACGGTGGAGGCTCTTTCCAGAAGGGGGGTTTCAGTGGAGAATCCCGGCTGTTGTTTTTGCGACGACGGTGCGGACTCGGTTAGCCATCTGTTCACTTCGTGTCCGTTCTCTTTAAAATTATGGGAGAAGATCTCTTTGTGGTGTCGGgtaaacagatttttcatcttctCTTTTAGAGATCTGGTCGAGGTCCATAATCATGGGACGCGTTCGGAGTCGGAGAAAAAAGCCATTCAAGGGGTCATATTCACTGCTTGTTGGTTACTTTGGAAAGCTAGAAACGAAGTCCGGTTCTCTAATAAAAGAAGGAATGTGGAAGATCTCTTTTGCGAGGTTCGTTCGGTTAGTTTTGTTTGGTTCAAATATAGAAGAAAGAGAGGGTTGTTAGATTGGGGTGAGTGGTGTAGATTTGTTAATAtgtag